The following coding sequences are from one Oncorhynchus kisutch isolate 150728-3 unplaced genomic scaffold, Okis_V2 scaffold3991, whole genome shotgun sequence window:
- the LOC116372984 gene encoding foot protein 1 variant 1-like, translating into MYICHSHDLLADPPHCVSWFSDPPHCVSWFSDSPHCVSWFSDSPHCVSWFSDSPHCVSWFSDSPHCVSWFSDSPHCVSWFSDPPHCVSWFSDSPHCVSWFSDSPHCVSLFSDSPPCVSWFSDPPHCVSWFSDPPHCVSWFSDPPHCVSLFSDSPHCVSWFSDSPHCVSLFSDSPHCVSWFSDSPHCVSWFSDSPHCVSWFSDSPHCVSWLSDSPHCVSWFSDSPHCVSLFSDSPPCVSWFSDPPHCVSWFSDPPHCVSWFSDPPHCVSLFSDSPHCVSWFSDSPHCVSLFSDSPHCVSWFSDSPHCVSWFSDSPHCVSWFSDSPHCVSWLSDPPHCVSWFSDSPHCVSLFSDSPPCVSWFSDSPPCVSWFSDPPHCVSWFSDPPHCVSWFSDSPHCVSWFSDSPHCVSWFSDSPHCVSWFSDSPHCVSWFSDPPPCVSWFSDSPPCVSWFSDSPHCVSWFSDSPPCVSWFSDSPHCVSWFSDSPHCVSWFSDSPHCVSWFSDSPHCVSWFSDSPHCVSWFSDSPHCVSGV; encoded by the exons ATGTATATCTGCCACAGTCATGACCTCCTGGC TGACCCACCACACTGTGTATCGTGGTTCAGTGACCCACCACACTGTGTATCATGGTTCAGTGACTCCCCACACTGTGTATCATGGTTCAGTGACTCCCCACACTGTGTGTCATGGTTCAGTGACTCCCCACACTGTGTATCATGGTTCAGTGACTCCCCACACTGTGTGTCATGGTTCAGTGACTCCCCACACTGTGTATCATGGTTCAGTGACCCACCACACTGTGTATCATGGTTCAGTGACTCCCCACACTGTGTGTCATGGTTCAGTGACTCCCCACACTGTGTGTCACTGTTCAGTGACTCCCCACCCTGTGTATCATGGTTCAGTGACCCACCACACTGTGTATCATGGTTCAGTGACCCACCACACTGTGTGTCATGGTTCAGTGACCCACCACACTGTGTGTCACTGTTCAGTGACTCCCCACACTGTGTGTCATGGTTCAGTGACTCCCCACACTGTGTGTCACTGTTCAGTGACTCCCCACACTGTGTATCATGGTTCAGTGACTCCCCACACTGTGTCTCATGGTTCAGTGACTCCCCACACTGTGTATCATGGTTCAGTGACTCCCCACACTGTGTATCATGGCTCAGTGACTCCCCACACTGTGTGTCATGGTTCAGTGACTCCCCACACTGTGTGTCACTGTTCAGTGACTCCCCACCCTGTGTATCATGGTTCAGTGACCCACCACACTGTGTATCATGGTTCAGTGACCCACCACACTGTGTGTCATGGTTCAGTGACCCACCACACTGTGTGTCACTGTTCAGTGACTCCCCACACTGTGTGTCATGGTTCAGTGACTCCCCACACTGTGTGTCACTGTTCAGTGACTCCCCACACTGTGTATCATGGTTCAGTGACTCCCCACACTGTGTCTCATGGTTCAGTGACTCCCCACACTGTGTATCATGGTTCAGTGACTCCCCACACTGTGTATCATGGCTCAGTGACCCACCACACTGTGTATCATGGTTCAGTGACTCCCCACACTGTGTATCATTGTTCAGTGACTCCCCACCCTGTGTATCATGGTTCAGTGACTCCCCACCCTGTGTATCATGGTTCAGTGACCCACCACACTGTGTGTCGTGGTTCAGTGACCCACCACACTGTGTATCGTGGTTCAGTGACTCCCCACACTGTGTGTCATGGTTCAGTGACTCACCACACTGTGTATCGTGGTTCAGTGACTCCCCACACTGTGTGTCATGGTTCAGTGACTCCCCACACTGTGTGTCGTGGTTCAGTGACCCACCACCCTGTGTATCATGGTTCAGTGACTCCCCACCCTGTGTATCGTGGTTCAGTGACTCCCCACACTGTGTATCATGGTTCAGTGACTCCCCACCCTGTGTATCATGGTTCAGTGACTCCCCACACTGTGTATCATGGTTCAGTGACTCCCCACACTGTGTATCATGGTTCAGTGACTCCCCACACTGTGTATCATGGTTCAGTGACTCCCCACACTGTGTATCGTGGTTCAGTGACTCCCCACACTGTGTATCGTGGTTCAGTGACTCCCCACactgtgtgtcag GTGTGTGA